The Drosophila biarmipes strain raj3 chromosome 2L, RU_DBia_V1.1, whole genome shotgun sequence genome has a window encoding:
- the LOC108034310 gene encoding PHD finger-like domain-containing protein 5A, which produces MAKHHPDLIFCRKQPGVAIGRLCEKDDGKCVICDSYVRPCTLVRICDECNYGSYQGRCVICGGPGVSDAYYCKSCTIQEKDRDGCPKIVNLGSSKTDLFYERKKYGFKQNY; this is translated from the exons ATGGCCAAGCATCATCCGGATTTGATTTTCTGCCGCAAGCAGCCAGGCGTGG CCATTGGACGCCTGTGCGAGAAAGACGACGGAAAGTGCGTGATCTGCGACTCCTATGTGAGGCCCTGCACCCTGGTCCGAATCTGCGACGAGTGCAACTACGGATCCTACCAGGGAAGGTGCGTCATCTGCGGCGGACCCGGGGTCTCCGATGCCTACTACTGCAAGTCCTGCACCATTCAGGAGAAGGAC CGCGATGGCTGCCCCAAGATCGTGAATCTGGGCAGCTCCAAGACTGATCTGTTCTACGAACGCAAGAAATATGGCTTCAAACAGAA CTACTGA